The Actinobacillus equuli genome includes a window with the following:
- the rpsS gene encoding 30S ribosomal protein S19: protein MPRSLKKGPFLDLHLLKKVEKAVESGDKKPIKTWSRRSMIIPSMIGLTIAVHNGRQHVPVYVSDEMIGHKLGEFAPTRTYRGHAADKKAKK from the coding sequence ATGCCACGTTCCCTCAAGAAAGGTCCTTTCCTTGACCTACACTTGTTGAAGAAGGTAGAGAAGGCGGTGGAAAGCGGGGATAAAAAACCAATTAAAACTTGGTCCCGTCGTTCAATGATCATTCCATCAATGATTGGTTTGACCATCGCAGTCCATAATGGTCGTCAGCATGTTCCAGTTTATGTATCAGACGAAATGATCGGTCATAAATTAGGTGAATTTGCACCGACTCGTACATACCGCGGTCATGCCGCAGATAAGAAAGCTAAGAAATAA
- the rplE gene encoding 50S ribosomal protein L5 has translation MAKLHDYYRDQVVNELKAKFNYSSVMQVPRIEKITLNMGVGEALTDKKLLDNAVADLTAISGQKPLITKARKSVAGFKIRQGYPIGCKVTLRGERMWEFFERLITIAVPRIRDFRGLNAKSFDGRGNYSMGVREQIIFPEIDYDKVDRVRGLDITITTTAKSDEEGQALLAAFNFPFRK, from the coding sequence ATGGCGAAACTGCATGATTACTACAGAGATCAAGTAGTTAATGAATTAAAAGCTAAATTCAACTACTCATCTGTCATGCAAGTCCCACGAATCGAAAAGATTACCCTGAATATGGGTGTGGGTGAAGCATTGACCGATAAAAAACTTTTAGATAACGCGGTAGCGGATCTAACAGCAATTAGCGGTCAGAAACCTTTAATTACTAAAGCACGCAAATCTGTTGCAGGCTTTAAAATCCGTCAGGGATATCCAATCGGATGCAAAGTAACCCTACGTGGCGAACGTATGTGGGAATTCTTTGAAAGATTGATTACTATCGCTGTTCCACGTATCCGTGACTTCCGCGGTTTAAATGCGAAGTCATTCGACGGTCGTGGTAATTACAGTATGGGTGTTCGTGAACAAATCATTTTCCCAGAAATCGACTATGATAAAGTAGATCGTGTACGTGGTTTAGATATTACTATCACCACAACTGCGAAAAGTGATGAAGAAGGCCAAGCTTTATTAGCTGCTTTCAATTTCCCATTCCGTAAATAA
- the rplC gene encoding 50S ribosomal protein L3: MIGLVGRKVGMTRVFTEDGVSIPVTVIEIEANRVTQVKTLENDGYSAIQVTTGTKKASRVTKPEAGHFVKAGVEAGRGLWEFRTEGEEFTLGQEINVDIFTDVKKVDVTGTSKGKGFAGGVKRWNFRTQDATHGNSLSHRVLGSIGQNQTPGRVFKGKKMAGHLGAERVTVQSLEVVRVDAERKLLLVKGAVPGATNSDVIVKPAVKA; the protein is encoded by the coding sequence ATGATTGGTTTAGTCGGTCGTAAAGTTGGTATGACCCGCGTTTTCACTGAAGACGGCGTGTCAATTCCAGTTACCGTTATCGAAATCGAAGCCAACCGTGTTACTCAAGTTAAAACCCTTGAAAACGATGGCTATTCTGCAATTCAAGTTACTACTGGTACTAAAAAAGCTAGTCGTGTAACTAAGCCAGAAGCAGGCCATTTCGTGAAAGCAGGTGTTGAAGCTGGTCGCGGTTTATGGGAATTTCGTACTGAAGGTGAAGAATTCACTTTAGGTCAAGAAATCAATGTTGACATCTTCACAGATGTTAAAAAAGTAGATGTTACTGGTACTTCTAAAGGTAAAGGTTTTGCCGGCGGTGTTAAACGTTGGAACTTCCGTACTCAAGATGCTACCCACGGTAACTCTTTATCACATCGTGTACTTGGTTCTATTGGTCAAAACCAAACTCCAGGTCGTGTGTTTAAAGGTAAAAAAATGGCAGGACACTTAGGTGCTGAGCGTGTAACCGTTCAATCACTTGAAGTTGTTCGTGTAGATGCTGAGCGTAAATTATTATTAGTTAAAGGTGCTGTTCCAGGCGCAACTAATAGTGATGTTATCGTAAAACCAGCAGTTAAAGCATAA
- the rplD gene encoding 50S ribosomal protein L4, with translation MELQVVGANALTVSETTFGREFNEALIHQVVVAYAAGARQGSRAQKTRAEVSGSGKKPWRQKGTGRARSGDIKSPIWRSGGITFAAKPQDHSQKVNKKMYRGAIKSILSELVRQERLVVVEKFEIEAPKTKVLVQKLKDLALNDALIITANLDENLFLAARNLYKVDVRDVQGIDPVSLIAFDKVVITADAVKQIEEMLA, from the coding sequence ATGGAATTACAAGTTGTAGGTGCAAACGCACTAACTGTTTCTGAAACTACCTTCGGACGTGAGTTTAACGAAGCGTTAATCCACCAAGTAGTTGTTGCATATGCAGCAGGTGCTCGTCAAGGTTCACGCGCACAAAAAACTCGTGCTGAAGTGTCTGGTTCAGGTAAAAAACCTTGGCGTCAAAAAGGTACAGGTCGCGCACGTTCAGGTGATATCAAATCACCAATCTGGCGTTCAGGTGGTATCACATTCGCTGCGAAACCACAAGATCACAGCCAAAAAGTGAACAAAAAAATGTACCGTGGTGCAATCAAAAGCATCCTTTCTGAATTAGTTCGTCAAGAACGTTTAGTGGTTGTTGAGAAATTCGAAATCGAAGCACCAAAAACTAAAGTATTAGTACAAAAATTAAAAGATTTAGCGTTAAACGACGCTTTAATCATTACTGCAAACTTAGATGAGAATCTATTCTTAGCAGCACGTAACTTATACAAAGTAGACGTTCGTGATGTTCAAGGTATCGATCCAGTAAGTTTAATCGCTTTTGATAAAGTGGTTATCACTGCTGATGCAGTAAAACAAATTGAGGAGATGTTAGCATGA
- the rplX gene encoding 50S ribosomal protein L24, which produces MAAKIRQNDEVIVLTGKDKGKRGKVTQVLPNGKVIVEGVKIITKHEKPVPALGKAGGLVKKEAAIDASNVAIFNPKTNKADRVGFRFEDGKKVRFFKSNNEII; this is translated from the coding sequence ATGGCTGCTAAAATCCGTCAAAATGATGAAGTAATTGTTCTTACCGGTAAAGATAAGGGCAAACGTGGTAAGGTAACTCAAGTGTTACCAAACGGTAAAGTGATTGTTGAAGGTGTTAAAATCATCACTAAACATGAAAAACCAGTTCCTGCTTTAGGTAAAGCTGGTGGCTTAGTGAAGAAAGAAGCTGCGATTGATGCATCAAACGTTGCAATTTTCAACCCGAAAACAAATAAAGCTGACCGTGTAGGTTTTAGATTCGAAGATGGTAAAAAAGTACGTTTCTTCAAATCTAATAATGAAATTATTTAA
- the secY gene encoding preprotein translocase subunit SecY, with translation MAKQPGYQGSTQKGTGELKSRLLFVLGALIVFRIGSFIPVPGIDASVLSELVRQQQGTIIDMFNMFSGGALSRASIFALGIMPYISASIIVQLLTAIHPPLAELKKEGEAGRRKISKYTRYATLLLAFIQSIGISIALPNMLQGLVPNPSILFYVTSVISLVTGTMFLMWLGEQITERGIGNGISLIIFAGIVADLPATIGQTIEQARQGEISPLVLLLVAVIAFAVTYFVVFVERGQRRIVVNYASRQQGRMMAPARSSHLPLKVNMAGVIPAIFASSIILFPASITQWFGQSEGLEWLFDLSQLLQPGQPLYIVLFTMAVIFFAFFYTGMQYNPRDTADNLKKSGAFVPGYRPGEQTSRYIDKVMTRLTLIGALYITFVCLVPYIITSLWKVPFQLGGTSLLIVVVVIMDFIAQVQSHLMSLQYDSVLKKANLKGLGQ, from the coding sequence ATGGCAAAGCAACCAGGGTACCAAGGTAGTACACAAAAAGGGACTGGCGAGCTTAAATCAAGATTATTATTTGTTTTAGGTGCGTTAATCGTTTTCCGTATCGGTTCTTTTATACCTGTTCCTGGCATTGATGCTTCTGTATTATCCGAATTAGTTCGACAACAGCAAGGCACCATCATTGATATGTTTAATATGTTCTCTGGTGGTGCTTTAAGCCGAGCGTCTATATTTGCGTTAGGTATTATGCCTTATATTTCGGCGTCAATTATTGTTCAATTATTGACAGCGATTCATCCTCCTTTAGCTGAGCTAAAAAAAGAAGGTGAAGCGGGACGTCGAAAAATTAGTAAATATACTCGCTATGCTACTTTGTTATTAGCATTTATTCAGTCTATTGGTATTTCAATTGCCCTACCGAATATGTTGCAAGGATTAGTTCCTAATCCAAGTATCTTATTCTATGTAACTTCTGTAATCAGCCTAGTTACGGGAACAATGTTCCTAATGTGGTTAGGTGAGCAAATCACTGAGCGTGGTATCGGTAACGGTATCTCTTTGATTATCTTTGCAGGTATTGTTGCGGATTTACCGGCGACAATTGGGCAAACAATTGAGCAAGCTCGTCAAGGCGAAATTTCTCCACTTGTTCTTTTATTAGTAGCTGTAATCGCATTTGCGGTAACATATTTTGTTGTCTTTGTTGAACGCGGACAAAGAAGAATTGTGGTAAATTATGCAAGTCGCCAGCAAGGTAGAATGATGGCGCCAGCTAGATCTTCTCATTTACCATTAAAAGTTAATATGGCAGGTGTAATTCCTGCAATCTTCGCGTCAAGTATCATCTTATTCCCTGCGAGTATTACGCAGTGGTTTGGTCAAAGCGAAGGACTTGAATGGTTATTTGACTTATCACAATTATTACAGCCAGGACAACCGTTATATATTGTGTTATTCACAATGGCAGTAATCTTCTTTGCATTCTTCTATACGGGAATGCAATATAATCCTCGTGATACAGCGGATAATTTGAAGAAATCAGGTGCGTTTGTACCAGGTTATCGACCAGGCGAACAAACATCACGTTATATTGATAAAGTGATGACACGCTTAACCTTAATCGGTGCGTTGTATATTACTTTTGTTTGTTTGGTTCCTTATATCATTACATCTTTATGGAAAGTACCATTCCAATTAGGCGGTACTTCACTGTTAATCGTAGTGGTAGTTATTATGGATTTCATCGCACAGGTTCAAAGTCATTTAATGTCATTACAATATGACTCTGTGTTGAAGAAAGCCAATTTGAAAGGCTTAGGGCAGTAG
- the rpmJ gene encoding 50S ribosomal protein L36 produces the protein MKVRASVKKLCRNCKVVKREGVVRVICSDPKHKQRQG, from the coding sequence ATGAAAGTTCGTGCTTCAGTTAAGAAATTATGCCGTAACTGTAAAGTTGTTAAACGTGAAGGTGTTGTTCGCGTAATTTGTAGCGATCCTAAACACAAACAACGTCAAGGTTAA
- the rplO gene encoding 50S ribosomal protein L15: MRLNSLSPAEGAKHSAKRLGRGIGSGLGKTGGRGHKGQKSRTGGGVRRGFEGGQMPLYRRLPKFGFTSLKSFHVAEIRLNDLAKVDGNEVTLEALKAANVITKDILSAKVILAGKIEKAVVVKGLRVTKGAKAAIEAAGGSIEE; the protein is encoded by the coding sequence ATGCGTTTAAATTCTCTTTCTCCAGCTGAAGGTGCTAAGCACAGTGCTAAACGTTTAGGTCGTGGTATCGGTTCTGGTTTAGGTAAAACTGGTGGTCGTGGTCATAAAGGTCAAAAATCTCGTACAGGCGGCGGCGTTCGTCGTGGTTTCGAGGGTGGTCAAATGCCTTTATACCGTCGTTTACCAAAATTCGGTTTTACTTCATTAAAATCATTCCATGTAGCTGAAATTCGTTTAAACGACTTAGCTAAAGTAGATGGTAACGAAGTAACTTTAGAAGCTCTTAAAGCTGCTAACGTAATCACTAAAGATATTTTATCTGCAAAAGTAATTTTAGCAGGTAAAATTGAAAAAGCGGTTGTAGTTAAAGGTTTACGTGTAACTAAAGGTGCTAAAGCTGCTATCGAAGCTGCTGGCGGTTCTATCGAGGAATAA
- the rpmD gene encoding 50S ribosomal protein L30: protein MAKTIKVTQTRSSIARLPKHKATLKGLGLRHIRHTVELIDTPAVRGMINQVSYMVKVEE, encoded by the coding sequence ATGGCAAAAACAATTAAAGTAACTCAAACTCGTAGCTCTATCGCTCGTTTACCGAAACATAAAGCAACGTTAAAAGGCTTAGGTCTTCGTCATATTCGTCATACAGTTGAATTAATCGATACTCCGGCAGTTCGCGGTATGATTAATCAAGTGTCATATATGGTTAAAGTGGAGGAATAA
- the rpsQ gene encoding 30S ribosomal protein S17, translating to MTDKIRTVQGKVVSDKMDKSFVIAIERTVKHPLYGKFIRRTTKLHVHDENNEAKLGDVVEIKECRPVSKTKSHTLVRVVEKAVA from the coding sequence ATGACTGATAAAATTCGTACAGTACAAGGTAAAGTAGTTAGCGATAAAATGGATAAATCATTCGTTATTGCTATCGAACGTACAGTGAAACACCCTTTATACGGTAAATTCATTCGTCGTACTACTAAATTACACGTACACGATGAAAACAACGAAGCTAAATTAGGTGATGTAGTAGAAATCAAGGAATGTCGTCCTGTTTCAAAAACTAAATCACACACTTTAGTTCGTGTTGTAGAAAAAGCAGTAGCTTAA
- the rpmC gene encoding 50S ribosomal protein L29, whose protein sequence is MKAQELRNKNVEELNAELINLLGEQFKLRMQAATGQLQQTHQLKQVRRSIAQVKTVLTEKAGE, encoded by the coding sequence ATGAAAGCTCAAGAACTACGTAACAAAAATGTTGAAGAGCTGAATGCTGAATTAATCAACCTTTTAGGTGAGCAATTCAAATTGCGTATGCAAGCAGCCACCGGTCAGCTTCAACAAACCCATCAGTTAAAACAAGTGCGTCGTAGTATTGCACAAGTTAAAACTGTATTAACCGAAAAGGCGGGTGAGTAA
- the rplF gene encoding 50S ribosomal protein L6, translated as MSRVAKAPVNIPAGVEVKLNGQLLTVKGKNGELSREIHNAVEVNQDANALTFAPRAGVANADAQAGTARALVNAMVIGVTEGFTKKLQLVGVGYRAQMKGNVVALSLGYSHPIEHTLPAGVTGECPSQTEIVLKSADKQLIGQVAADIRAYRRPEPYKGKGVRYSDEVVRTKEAKKK; from the coding sequence ATGTCTCGTGTTGCAAAAGCACCTGTTAATATTCCTGCCGGTGTTGAAGTAAAACTCAACGGTCAGCTATTAACAGTTAAAGGTAAAAACGGCGAGTTATCTCGTGAAATTCATAATGCAGTTGAAGTAAATCAAGATGCTAACGCATTAACTTTCGCACCACGCGCTGGTGTTGCAAATGCAGATGCTCAAGCAGGTACTGCTCGTGCACTTGTTAATGCTATGGTTATCGGTGTTACTGAAGGCTTTACTAAGAAATTGCAATTAGTAGGTGTTGGTTATAGAGCACAAATGAAAGGTAACGTAGTTGCTTTAAGTTTAGGCTATTCACACCCAATTGAACATACGTTGCCAGCTGGCGTAACTGGTGAATGTCCATCTCAAACAGAAATCGTTCTTAAGAGTGCAGACAAACAGTTAATCGGCCAAGTAGCAGCTGATATTCGTGCATATCGCCGTCCAGAGCCTTATAAAGGCAAAGGTGTACGTTACTCTGATGAAGTAGTTCGTACAAAAGAAGCGAAGAAAAAGTAA
- the rplV gene encoding 50S ribosomal protein L22, which yields METIAKHRYARTSAQKARLVADLIRGKKVAQALEILTFTNKKAAALVKKVLESAIANAEHNDGADVDDLKVAKIFVDEGPSMKRVMPRAKGRADRILKRTSHITVVVSDR from the coding sequence ATGGAAACTATTGCTAAACATCGTTACGCTCGTACCTCTGCACAAAAAGCTCGCTTAGTTGCTGACTTAATTCGCGGTAAAAAAGTTGCGCAAGCATTAGAAATTTTAACTTTCACTAACAAAAAAGCAGCGGCTTTAGTTAAGAAAGTATTAGAATCAGCTATTGCGAACGCAGAGCACAATGATGGTGCAGATGTAGACGATCTTAAAGTTGCTAAAATCTTCGTAGATGAAGGTCCAAGCATGAAACGTGTAATGCCACGTGCAAAAGGTCGTGCAGATCGTATCTTAAAACGTACAAGCCACATCACAGTGGTTGTGTCAGATCGTTAA
- the rplW gene encoding 50S ribosomal protein L23, which translates to MIQQERLLKVLKAPHISEKATNNAEKGNTIVFKVALDANKVEIANAVEQLFEVKVDSVRTVVVKGKTKRHGAKSGRRSDWKKAYVTLQEGQSLDFVEGAAE; encoded by the coding sequence ATGATTCAACAAGAACGTTTGCTAAAAGTGCTTAAAGCACCACATATCTCTGAAAAAGCGACGAATAATGCTGAAAAAGGCAACACTATCGTTTTCAAAGTAGCATTAGATGCTAACAAAGTTGAAATTGCTAACGCAGTTGAACAATTATTTGAAGTGAAAGTGGATTCTGTACGTACTGTTGTTGTTAAAGGTAAAACTAAACGTCACGGTGCTAAATCAGGTCGTCGTAGTGACTGGAAAAAAGCTTATGTTACTCTTCAAGAAGGTCAATCACTTGACTTCGTTGAAGGTGCGGCAGAGTAA
- the rpsN gene encoding 30S ribosomal protein S14 has translation MAKQSMIARDVKRAKLADKFYAKREELKKIISDVNSSDEDRWAAVLKLQTLPRDSSPSRQRNRCRQTGRPHGVLRKFGLSRIKVREAAMRGEIPGLKKASW, from the coding sequence GTGGCAAAACAATCAATGATTGCACGTGATGTTAAACGTGCTAAATTAGCTGATAAATTCTACGCTAAACGTGAAGAATTAAAGAAAATCATCTCTGATGTGAATTCTTCAGACGAAGATCGTTGGGCAGCAGTGTTAAAATTACAAACACTTCCACGCGATTCAAGTCCTAGCCGTCAGCGTAACCGTTGCCGCCAAACTGGTCGTCCACACGGTGTACTTCGTAAGTTTGGTTTAAGCCGTATTAAGGTACGTGAAGCTGCAATGCGCGGTGAAATTCCAGGCCTTAAGAAAGCAAGCTGGTAA
- the rplN gene encoding 50S ribosomal protein L14, translated as MIQEQTMLDVADNSGARSVMCIKVLGGSHRRYAAIGDIIKVTVKEAIPRGKVKKGDVLKAVVVRTKKGVRRPDGSVIRFDGNACVILNNNTEQPIGTRIFGPVTRELRSEKFMKIISLAPEVL; from the coding sequence ATGATCCAAGAACAGACTATGCTGGATGTTGCTGATAACTCAGGGGCTCGTAGCGTAATGTGTATCAAGGTTCTAGGTGGATCGCACCGTCGTTACGCTGCAATTGGCGACATTATCAAAGTTACTGTAAAAGAAGCAATTCCACGCGGTAAAGTTAAAAAAGGTGATGTGTTAAAAGCAGTTGTTGTGCGCACCAAGAAGGGTGTTCGTCGCCCAGATGGCTCAGTTATTCGTTTCGATGGTAACGCTTGTGTAATTTTAAACAATAACACTGAGCAACCAATCGGTACTCGTATTTTTGGACCTGTGACTCGTGAACTTCGTTCTGAGAAGTTTATGAAGATCATTTCATTAGCTCCAGAAGTACTGTAA
- the rplR gene encoding 50S ribosomal protein L18: MDKKVARIRRASRARHLMREQGATRLVVHRTPRHIYAQVIAPNGSEVLAAASTVEKVIKEQVKYTGNKDAAAVVGKLVAERALAKGIQAVAFDRSGFKYHGRVQVLADAAREAGLQF, from the coding sequence ATGGATAAGAAAGTAGCTCGTATCCGTCGTGCAAGCCGTGCACGTCATTTAATGAGAGAGCAAGGTGCAACCCGTTTGGTTGTGCATCGCACACCTCGCCATATTTATGCGCAGGTTATTGCACCTAATGGCTCAGAAGTACTAGCAGCAGCTTCAACTGTTGAGAAAGTAATTAAAGAGCAAGTTAAATACACTGGTAATAAAGACGCAGCTGCAGTAGTTGGTAAATTAGTTGCAGAGCGTGCTTTAGCTAAAGGTATTCAAGCAGTTGCATTTGATCGTTCAGGTTTCAAATACCACGGTCGTGTGCAAGTATTGGCAGACGCTGCTCGTGAAGCTGGTCTACAGTTCTAA
- the rpsE gene encoding 30S ribosomal protein S5, whose protein sequence is MSNIEKQAGELQEKLIAVNRVSKTVKGGRIMSFTALTVVGDGNGRVGFGYGKAREVPAAIQKAMEKARRNMINVALNEGTLQHPVKGSHTGSRVFMQPASEGTGIIAGGAMRAVLEVAGVHNVLSKAYGSTNPINVVRATIDALANMKSPEMVAAKRGKTVEEILG, encoded by the coding sequence ATGTCAAACATCGAAAAACAAGCTGGTGAACTGCAGGAAAAGCTAATCGCGGTTAACCGTGTATCAAAAACCGTAAAAGGTGGTCGTATCATGAGCTTCACTGCTTTAACAGTAGTAGGCGATGGTAACGGTCGTGTTGGTTTTGGTTACGGTAAAGCACGTGAAGTTCCAGCAGCGATCCAAAAAGCGATGGAAAAAGCTCGTCGCAATATGATTAACGTAGCTTTAAACGAAGGTACATTACAACACCCTGTTAAAGGTTCACACACTGGTTCACGTGTGTTCATGCAGCCAGCTAGCGAAGGTACTGGTATCATCGCTGGTGGTGCAATGCGTGCTGTGTTAGAAGTAGCAGGCGTTCACAACGTTCTTTCTAAAGCATACGGTTCAACCAACCCAATCAACGTTGTTCGTGCAACAATTGATGCACTTGCAAATATGAAATCACCTGAAATGGTTGCTGCTAAACGTGGTAAAACTGTTGAAGAAATTTTGGGGTAA
- the rplB gene encoding 50S ribosomal protein L2 — MAIVKCKPTSAGRRHVVKVVNAELHKGKPYAPLLDSKSKTGGRNNLGRITTRHIGGGHKQHYRLVDFKRNKLDIPAVVERLEYDPNRSANIALVLYKDGERRYILAPKGLSVGDTIQAGASAPIKAGNALPMRNIPVGTTVHNVELKPGKGGQIARSAGAYVQIIAREGNYVTLRLRSGEMRKVLAECTATIGEVGNSEHMLRVLGKAGANRWRGVRPTVRGTAMNPVDHPHGGGEGRNFGKHPVTPWGVQTKGKKTRHNKRTDKYIVRRRGK, encoded by the coding sequence ATGGCTATCGTTAAATGTAAGCCGACCTCCGCTGGTCGTCGTCACGTAGTTAAAGTTGTTAACGCAGAATTACATAAGGGTAAACCTTATGCACCTTTATTAGATAGCAAATCTAAAACTGGTGGTCGTAACAATTTAGGTCGTATCACAACTCGTCACATCGGTGGCGGTCATAAACAACACTACCGTTTAGTGGATTTCAAACGTAATAAGTTAGATATCCCAGCAGTAGTTGAGCGTTTAGAATACGATCCAAACCGTTCTGCGAACATTGCATTAGTGCTTTATAAAGATGGTGAACGCCGTTATATCTTAGCACCAAAAGGTTTATCTGTTGGTGATACGATTCAAGCAGGCGCTTCAGCTCCAATTAAAGCTGGTAATGCGTTACCAATGCGTAATATCCCAGTAGGTACTACAGTTCATAACGTTGAATTAAAACCTGGTAAAGGTGGTCAAATTGCGCGTTCTGCTGGTGCTTACGTACAAATTATCGCTCGTGAAGGTAACTATGTAACTTTACGTCTTCGTTCAGGCGAAATGCGTAAAGTATTAGCTGAGTGTACTGCAACCATCGGTGAAGTAGGTAACTCAGAGCATATGCTTCGCGTTCTTGGTAAAGCAGGTGCTAACCGCTGGAGAGGCGTTCGCCCAACAGTTCGTGGTACTGCGATGAACCCGGTAGACCACCCACACGGTGGTGGTGAAGGTCGTAACTTCGGTAAACACCCTGTTACACCTTGGGGCGTTCAAACCAAAGGTAAGAAAACTCGTCACAACAAACGTACTGATAAATACATCGTACGTCGTCGTGGCAAATAA
- the rpsC gene encoding 30S ribosomal protein S3: MGQKVHPNGIRLGIVKPWNSTWFANTQDFADNLEGDFKVRKFLNKELANASVSRITIERPAKSIRVTIHTARPGIVIGKKGEDVEKLRNAVSQIAGVPAQINIAEVKKPELDAKLVADSIASQLERRVMFRRAMKRAVQNAMRLGAKGIKVEVSGRLGGAEIARSEWYREGRVPLHTLRADIDYNTAEAHTTYGVIGVKVWIFKGEILGGMAAVIESEQQPAAQPKKPARKGRK, encoded by the coding sequence ATGGGTCAGAAAGTACATCCTAATGGTATTCGCCTTGGTATTGTTAAACCATGGAACTCTACTTGGTTCGCGAATACACAAGATTTCGCTGATAATTTAGAAGGCGATTTCAAAGTACGTAAATTCTTAAATAAAGAGTTAGCGAACGCTTCAGTATCACGTATCACTATTGAACGTCCTGCGAAAAGCATTCGTGTAACTATCCACACAGCGCGTCCTGGTATCGTTATCGGTAAAAAAGGCGAAGATGTTGAAAAATTACGTAACGCAGTATCTCAAATTGCTGGCGTTCCTGCTCAAATCAACATCGCTGAAGTGAAAAAACCAGAGCTAGATGCAAAATTAGTTGCTGATAGCATCGCTTCTCAACTTGAACGTCGTGTAATGTTCCGTCGTGCAATGAAACGTGCAGTACAAAACGCAATGCGTTTAGGTGCTAAAGGTATCAAAGTTGAAGTTAGCGGTCGTTTAGGTGGTGCAGAAATTGCTCGCTCAGAATGGTATCGTGAAGGTCGTGTGCCATTACATACTCTTCGTGCAGACATCGATTATAACACTGCAGAAGCTCACACAACTTACGGCGTAATCGGCGTTAAAGTGTGGATCTTCAAAGGTGAAATTCTTGGTGGTATGGCTGCAGTGATTGAATCAGAACAACAACCAGCGGCACAGCCTAAAAAGCCAGCTCGCAAAGGTCGTAAATAA
- the rpsH gene encoding 30S ribosomal protein S8: MSMQDPIADMLTRIRNGQAANKVAISMPSSKLKVAIASVLAEEGYVESFKIVEGSKPELEITLKYFQNKPVVESIQRVSRPGLRIYKRKDELPKVMGGLGIAVVSTSKGVMTDRAARQAGLGGEIICYVA; this comes from the coding sequence ATGAGCATGCAAGATCCAATCGCAGATATGCTGACCCGTATTCGTAACGGTCAAGCTGCGAATAAAGTTGCAATCAGTATGCCTTCATCTAAGTTAAAAGTTGCTATTGCAAGCGTTTTAGCTGAAGAAGGTTATGTTGAGAGCTTCAAAATTGTTGAAGGTTCAAAACCTGAATTGGAAATCACTTTAAAATATTTCCAAAATAAACCAGTTGTAGAAAGTATCCAACGCGTAAGCCGTCCGGGTCTTCGTATTTACAAACGTAAAGACGAATTACCAAAAGTTATGGGTGGTTTAGGTATCGCAGTTGTTTCTACATCTAAAGGTGTAATGACCGACCGTGCAGCGCGTCAAGCGGGCCTCGGCGGTGAAATTATCTGTTACGTAGCATAA
- the rplP gene encoding 50S ribosomal protein L16 has product MLQPKRTKFRKVHKGRNRGIAGGTEVSFGTFGLKAIGRGRLTARQIEAARRAMTRAVKRQGKIWIRVFPDKPITEKPLEVRMGKGKGNVEYWVALIQPGKVLYEMDGVSEEIARHAFALAAAKLPFKTTFVTKTVM; this is encoded by the coding sequence ATGTTACAACCAAAACGCACAAAATTCCGTAAAGTACACAAAGGCCGTAACCGTGGTATCGCGGGCGGTACAGAAGTGAGCTTCGGCACATTCGGTTTAAAAGCAATTGGCCGTGGTCGTTTAACAGCTCGTCAAATCGAAGCTGCTCGTCGTGCGATGACTCGTGCGGTAAAACGTCAAGGTAAAATCTGGATCCGTGTGTTCCCAGATAAACCAATTACTGAAAAACCATTAGAAGTCCGTATGGGTAAAGGTAAAGGTAACGTTGAGTACTGGGTAGCTTTAATCCAACCGGGTAAAGTTTTATATGAAATGGATGGTGTTTCTGAAGAAATCGCACGTCACGCATTTGCGTTAGCGGCAGCGAAACTTCCGTTTAAAACCACATTTGTAACTAAGACGGTGATGTAA